Part of the Pseudobdellovibrionaceae bacterium genome is shown below.
CTATGATAATGCGGTATGGCAGGCGCTCCGAAAGAGGCGGCCAGTAGTGCTGGAAAGTCCGCAAAGCCGGCTGTATGCTCAACTAATGACCATTGCTCGTGGAATTGTCAGTGAATCTGATGTTAAAAAGGCGGGATAAGCGATCCTATGGCTGGAAAATTGAAACAGACTCTTTACGACATCTTGGAGGTGTTACCAACAGCGCCCCAACATGAAATTTATGCGGCCTACAAGCGAGCTAAGGCGACGTATAACCAAGACAGTACCGCGCTCTATTCGATGTTTACTAAAGAAGAAGCCCGCGAGCTGATGAACCTCATAGAAGAAGCGTTCACCGTGCTTGGCAATCAGGCCTCACGAAGTCGGTATGATCGAGACCTCATGGCTAAGCACAACCCACCAGAAGTAATGGCCCCAATAAGTGGCGATGACCTTCCTGACTTTCCGGCCCCTGTTGAAGGTGCAGAGCCGACTCCTACGGCCACGGCATCGCCTGAACCAAAAAAAGTTGAATCCACTAAGGTGCCCGAAGGTTTTTTAAAAACTCGTTTTGGTGTTTACAAAATTGATACTGATTTAGAAAACACTCTAATGAACGCGGCAGAGTACTCTGGTCCTTTACTGCGAAAGGCTCGGCAATACAAAAATATCACACTCGATCAGATGGCTTCAGAAACTCGAATTAGCAAATCATACTTGGTCGCTGTTGAAAGTGAAGACTACCATGCCATGCCCGCCCGCGTGTTTGTTCGCGGATTTGTGGTACAAATGGCTCGACTTGTTGGCCTCGATGAAAACAAGGTGGCTAATAGTTACATGAAACGACTTAAAAAGGCCTCTCTTGACTGAATTGCAGTTTAATACGTTTAAATTTAAAGTTGCTTCTGAAGACGATGGAGTGCGACTCGATCGCGCCCTTTCCGCTCATCCGCTTGTAGGCACACGATCGCGTGCTGCTAAATTAATTCAATGTGGATGGGTGCGATTAAATGGCCGGGCTGCTAAGGCTTCACACGTGGTTCATTCCGATGAAATCTATGATGTGAAAATACCGGTAGACCAAAAATCAGAGCTGCTTCCTTATGATTTTCCACTTGATGTACTATTTGAAGACAAAGACCTTTTGGTATTGAATAAGCCAGCAGGACTTGTTGTCCATCCGGCTGCCGGCCACCATCAGGACACCCTGGTCAATGCCCTTGTCCATCAAGCCAAAGACCTTTCGATGGGTTTTAGTGAAAACCGACCCGGAATTGTGCATCGACTGGATAAAGACACCAGCGGCTTGCTTGTTGTTGCTAAAAATGACTTTACTCAAAGTCATCTATCTGCGCAGTTTCGACAAAAAACTGTACACCGAATTTATTGGGCGCTTGTTTATGGCCCAGTGAAACAAGCACAGGGGACTCAGCAGACTTATTTGAAAAGGCATCCCGTCGATCGAAAAAAGTTTGCCTCAGAGCGCCTAATCCCTGAGCAAACTCCTTCCGGAAAATTGGCTATCACTCACTTTCGGCAAATTAGGAGTCATGCCTCTGGAGTCACTCACTTGCAATGTCAGCTTGAAACCGGTCGGACTCATCAGATTCGAGTGCATCTTTCAGAACTTGGCCATCCAATTCTTGGTGATGAGATCTATGGATCTAACAGTCGAACAAAAAATCTTAAATCGGTTGAACTTCGAAAATTGATCAAACAAATGCAAAGAATCGGGCTGCACGCGGCCGAGCTTGGTTTTACACACCCGCAAACCGGTGAAGAACTCATGTTTAGATCGAGTTGGCCAGATGACCTTTTGCCTCTCGTAGAACTTTTAGGATTTTCTTAGATGTTTAGCCCCGTCGTGTGTGAAGAAAAAACCATTGGATACAAACACGAAGCCGACGGATTAGTTGTTTTTTTTGGCACCCGACATCTACAAAAAGAGGCGATGGGCCAACATTTTCATAAGTTGAATTTTTATTTTTTGAAGCAGGTTCATGGCAACGCGATAGTGCCTGTCTCTCAAGGCTCGCCCACTGCGGATGCCCATTATTCTTTTGAGAGAGGGGCGGCCCCTTGCATTCAAACTGCAGACTGCATTCCCGTGATGCTCTCTAGTGGAGACTACGTTGTAGCTATTCATGCCGGGTGGCGTGGAATCGCTAACGGAGTTATCCCGCGCTCTATAGATTTTTTGCGATCTATTAATTCTTCGCTCCAATCACCGACAAAAGCCTTTATTGGTCCGCACATTGGCGCAAACAGTTTTGAAGTTGGCCTTGATGTGGCCACCCAGATACAAGAAATTTATAAACCGCTAAAAAATTTGGGTGCCGTTGTATTTGATCATCCGAAACACAGCGATAAACGCTTTATTGACCTAACTATCATCGCTCAGTCGCAACTTGTTACTCACGGCGTTTCGAAGGCAAATATTTTTTGTTTTGCACCCGACACGTTTTCCTCCGCAGAGTTCCATTCCTTTCGACGAGATCATGGAGAGGCGGGCCGACAAATCAGCTTTATTGCGCGGATTCTGGACTAGCGATTTTTGGGCAAATGGCGCATTATTTATTTTATGTTGAACATTAGAGAAAAAATTAAGCCGTCGACGTTGATCACTGGTTTTTTGTTTTCAGCAGTATTGATTGCAAATCTCGCTGTGGTGCTCAATGGCGAGTGGCGTGAGGCCATCTATAGTTGGCTGAATCCGCCAAACACCCGGAAGATCCTGGCCACTGTCACCGGCGATTTGTTTAACGATGGTTCCTCGGTCAAAGTGATAAAAATAAGAACAGCCAATGGCCTTTTATTAGAAGTCTATGGTTCCTCTGACACCGGGGCCAGGCCTTTGTTAGGACGGATCAATTGGCCAGACCCTAAAGACGGCTACATATATATCGAAGATCGGGCGACAAACCTGGCCTTGGTTGACCTTAACGACGATGGGGTA
Proteins encoded:
- a CDS encoding helix-turn-helix domain-containing protein, with product MAGKLKQTLYDILEVLPTAPQHEIYAAYKRAKATYNQDSTALYSMFTKEEARELMNLIEEAFTVLGNQASRSRYDRDLMAKHNPPEVMAPISGDDLPDFPAPVEGAEPTPTATASPEPKKVESTKVPEGFLKTRFGVYKIDTDLENTLMNAAEYSGPLLRKARQYKNITLDQMASETRISKSYLVAVESEDYHAMPARVFVRGFVVQMARLVGLDENKVANSYMKRLKKASLD
- a CDS encoding RluA family pseudouridine synthase yields the protein MQFNTFKFKVASEDDGVRLDRALSAHPLVGTRSRAAKLIQCGWVRLNGRAAKASHVVHSDEIYDVKIPVDQKSELLPYDFPLDVLFEDKDLLVLNKPAGLVVHPAAGHHQDTLVNALVHQAKDLSMGFSENRPGIVHRLDKDTSGLLVVAKNDFTQSHLSAQFRQKTVHRIYWALVYGPVKQAQGTQQTYLKRHPVDRKKFASERLIPEQTPSGKLAITHFRQIRSHASGVTHLQCQLETGRTHQIRVHLSELGHPILGDEIYGSNSRTKNLKSVELRKLIKQMQRIGLHAAELGFTHPQTGEELMFRSSWPDDLLPLVELLGFS
- a CDS encoding polyphenol oxidase family protein; this encodes MFSPVVCEEKTIGYKHEADGLVVFFGTRHLQKEAMGQHFHKLNFYFLKQVHGNAIVPVSQGSPTADAHYSFERGAAPCIQTADCIPVMLSSGDYVVAIHAGWRGIANGVIPRSIDFLRSINSSLQSPTKAFIGPHIGANSFEVGLDVATQIQEIYKPLKNLGAVVFDHPKHSDKRFIDLTIIAQSQLVTHGVSKANIFCFAPDTFSSAEFHSFRRDHGEAGRQISFIARILD